ACGTTTGACTTGCGAAATGACTTTATAAGCACGTCCATCCACATCGACTCGTGTAATTGTTGCTCCAGATAAGAAACTGCCTAAAGTATTACTGATTTGTTGCATCGTGATACCGTAAGTACCTGCTTTCTCTTTATCGACTGAAATTGTCATTTGCGCCGTGTCATAGGTCAAATCTAAATTTGTATAAATAAATTTACCCGAGGCTTTCATCGCACTGAGGAATTTTTCTGCGGTATTTGCCAACGATTTATAATCTTGAGCAGTTTTTAACACAATAGCGATTGGAGGGCCTTGTTCCCCTGTATCAATTTCAGGAAAGTTAAATGCAGATACGGAGACTTCTGGAATTGATTTCGCTTTTGCGTTGATTTCATTCATTACGGCAGATTGCTTGCGTGAGCGTTCTTTCCAGTCTTTCAATGTGATGATATTTAACGAGCTATTAGAAGTTGGCGCGCCAGCAATGCTCATACCAAAAGAGACTTCAGGTGTTTCCATTACATTTTTCATATATGGTTGCATTGCATTTTGAATGTAATCCACATTCACACTAGATGGCGCGTTACCAATCGCAATAAATGCACCCTTATCTTCATTTGGCGTTAATTCACTAGAAAGTGAATTAAACAAAAATGGGAGCGTGGAGAAAATCACCACCGCAAAAGCCAGCATTGATTTACGATTGAGCATGACGAGATCAAGCATGTATTCGTAAATACGATTTACTTTACCTAAGGTATGTTCTACGCGTTCTTCCATCCATGTTGGTTTAGCATTAGATTTGAGTAACTTACTACTCATCATTGGCGATAAAGTTAATGCCACGATACCAGAAATAAATACCGCACCAGCAAGGGTTAAAGCAAACTCTTTAAACAATGTGCCAGTAATGCCACCCATTAAAGCCATTGGTGAATAAACTGCGATCAATGCGATGGTCATAGAAATTACAGGCACGGCAATTTCACGAGTACCAATAATTGCAGCGCGGAATGGTGTTTCTCCTTCTTTAATATGGCGATCTACGTTTTCTAACACCACAATCGCATCATCTACGACTAAACCAATAGCGAGAATAAGTGCTAATAATGTCATTAAGTTAATAGAAAAATCTAAACTTTGTAGCATCATTAAAACACCGATCAACGAAATCGGAATGGTGAGAACTGGAATTAAAATTGCGCGAAGCGATCCGATAAACATCAAAATAACAACTAATACAATAACAGTTGCTTCCACAATAGTTTTAATTACTTCATGGATTGAACTATTAATCGCAATAGTACTGTCATAAAGAATGTCAGTTTCCATACTATCCGGTAGTTGCTTTTTAATATTTTCAAAGAGCGGTCGGATTTTTTCTGCAACGGTTAATGGGTTAGCCGATGAGGTTGGATTAATGCCTAATACAACAGAATCTGCACCATTTGCAGTTGCACGAGAATTATCGCTTTCTTTGTTCAATTCAATGGTCGCAATATCGCGTAGGCGTACTAAATCATCACCACGAGAAGCAACAATTAAGTTACCTAATTGCTCAACGGATTTGGTCGTTGTTTCAACTTTGTTGCGGTAAGTGACATAGTAGCCGTTATCATTACCAGCCGCAGTTTGTACATTATTTGCAGAAAGGGCAGACATTACTGTTGGCGCAGAAAGATTTTGTGACGCCATTTTTTGAGGATCTAGCCAAATACGTAATGCATATTCCGCTGCACCAAATACTTGTACTCCAGCCACGCCTTCAATCGTAAAGAATTGAGGTTTGACTACACGATTAATGTAGTCAGTTACTTGACTTGAGTCGAGTTTGTTGGAGCGGAAACTTATATAC
This portion of the Haemophilus haemolyticus genome encodes:
- a CDS encoding efflux RND transporter permease subunit; protein product: MKFTDIFIRRPVLAISISLLIIILGLQAISKLAVREYPKMTTTVITVTTAYPGADANLIQAFVTSTLEESIAQADNIDYMSSSSAPNSSTITVKMKLNTDPAGALADVLAKVNAVRSELPSGIEAPSVASSSGGTGIMYISFRSNKLDSSQVTDYINRVVKPQFFTIEGVAGVQVFGAAEYALRIWLDPQKMASQNLSAPTVMSALSANNVQTAAGNDNGYYVTYRNKVETTTKSVEQLGNLIVASRGDDLVRLRDIATIELNKESDNSRATANGADSVVLGINPTSSANPLTVAEKIRPLFENIKKQLPDSMETDILYDSTIAINSSIHEVIKTIVEATVIVLVVILMFIGSLRAILIPVLTIPISLIGVLMMLQSLDFSINLMTLLALILAIGLVVDDAIVVLENVDRHIKEGETPFRAAIIGTREIAVPVISMTIALIAVYSPMALMGGITGTLFKEFALTLAGAVFISGIVALTLSPMMSSKLLKSNAKPTWMEERVEHTLGKVNRIYEYMLDLVMLNRKSMLAFAVVIFSTLPFLFNSLSSELTPNEDKGAFIAIGNAPSSVNVDYIQNAMQPYMKNVMETPEVSFGMSIAGAPTSNSSLNIITLKDWKERSRKQSAVMNEINAKAKSIPEVSVSAFNFPEIDTGEQGPPIAIVLKTAQDYKSLANTAEKFLSAMKASGKFIYTNLDLTYDTAQMTISVDKEKAGTYGITMQQISNTLGSFLSGATITRVDVDGRAYKVISQVKRDDRLSPEAFKNYYLTASNGQSVPLSSLITMKLETQPTSLPHFSQLNSAEISAVAMPGSSTGDAVAWLQQYATDNLPQGYTFDFKSEARQLVQEGNALAVTFALAVIIIFLVLAIQFESIRDPMVIMISVPLAVSGALVSLNILSFFGIAGTTLNIYSQVGLITLVGLITKHGILMCEVAKEEQLNHGKTRIEAITHAAKVRLRPILMTTAAMVAGLIPLLYATGAGAVSRFSMGIVIVAGLSIGTIFTLFVLPVVYSYVATEHKPLPVFDENKTTH